A genome region from Coffea arabica cultivar ET-39 chromosome 7e, Coffea Arabica ET-39 HiFi, whole genome shotgun sequence includes the following:
- the LOC113722837 gene encoding LOB domain-containing protein 25-like: MASSSYSNSPCAACKFLRRKCLPGCIFAPYFPPEEPQKFANVHKIFGASNVSKLLNEIQPHQREDAVNSLAYEAEARLKDPVYGCVGAISVLQRQVLRLQKELDATNADLMRYASNEMPQGYPGNSGSNQMGRRMNNADSSFGQYEYPSPYYMSSWDNSFSGDHPDKPGDSNT; this comes from the coding sequence ATGGCTTCTTCCAGTTACTCCAATTCTCCTTGTGCTGCCTGCAAGTTCTTGAGGAGAAAATGCCTGCCAGGTTGCATATTTGCTCCATATTTCCCTCCAGAGGAGCCGCAGAAGTTTGCCAATGTGCACAAGATATTTGGAGCGAGTAATGTAAGTAAGCTGCTCAATGAAATCCAACCTCATCAGAGAGAAGACGCGGTAAATTCTCTTGCCTATGAAGCTGAGGCACGGTTGAAAGATCCGGTTTATGGTTGTGTTGGAGCAATCTCGGTTCTCCAAAGGCAAGTTCTTCGTCTTCAGAAGGAGTTAGATGCCACGAATGCTGATCTAATGCGATATGCAAGCAATGAAATGCCACAAGGATACCCAGGCAACAGTGGCTCGAATCAGATGGGGAGACGGATGAATAATGCAGATAGTTCCTTCGGTCAGTATGAATATCCATCTCCTTATTATATGTCATCATGGGACAATAGCTTCTCAGGTGATCATCCTGATAAGCCTGGAGACAGTAACACATGA
- the LOC140011072 gene encoding uncharacterized protein: MPKHYRPPGKKKEGNAAKYVTRSQAVKYLQVSLSVFRKLCILKGVFPRDPKKKVKGSHHTYYHMKDILFLKHEPLLEKLREMRAYEKKVKKAQSKKNRDLAERLLSRKPSYTLDRLIGERYPKFIDALRDLDDCLSMVHLFAALPAIQRVERENIQVDRIHNCRRLSHEWQAYISRTHKLRKTFISVKGIYYQAEVEGQKVTWLTPHALQQVLPDDVDFKVMLTFLEFYETLLAFVNFKLYHSINVKYPPILDSRLEALAADLYALSRYFDANSKASKLDSEDIGLSGSQQVEEKHEETKLEESELRLAQLQHQLPSNARFINVNIRDMEGMTPLDILRQRPHSVSSDILAKQLISAGGIFSCQDYSTRKAIASHLRMRSIGGSPGTSFRTSDMEIFLYTGIENISDAGGSVGLSPCSTETNHHDSSLETSSTTKRKKLHTVSYAARRLKQLLHWPKMKDKRADRCKKSVGEHSICPSEGPPIPLRQRFSRPSSLPNNKRTLSVRSNLPSPSAKKKLASGLVHGVMQGIPSVNVSRRSRSSSFSKSSFSSHSSLDKQKGIQIENDIAGASCSRQIGDGDGSPSAVPKLGPINKKLMNQLLCFGGPGQSAKAPTSSGLQPYEIYERAVL, encoded by the exons ATGCCGAAGCATTACAGACCTCCG GGGAAGAAAAAGGAGGGGAACGCTGCAAAATATGTTACAAGGTCACAAGCCGTCAAATATCTCCAAGTCAGCTTATCAGTTTTCAG GAAATTATGCATCCTCAAAGGTGTCTTTCCCCGAGACCCCAAGAAGAAGGTCAAGGGATCCCACCACACCTATTATCACATGAAAGATATTCTGTTCTTGAAACATGAGCCCCTACTTGAGAAGTTAAGAGAGATGCGGGCGTATGAGAAGAAGGTCAAGAAAGCCCAGTCAAAGAAAAACCGAGATCTTGCTGAGCGTCTATTGAGCCGCAAGCCTTCATACACACTAGATAGGCTTATCGGAGAGAG GTACCCAAAATTCATTGATGCACTACGTGATCTGGATGATTGTCTCAGTATGGTTCACCTCTTTGCTGCATTGCCTGCTATTCAGAGGGTCGAAAGGGAAAACATTCAAGTTGACCGTATTCATAATTGTCGAAG GTTGAGTCATGAATGGCAGGCTTATATTTCTCGCACTCATAAACTTCGGAAAACTTTCATATCTGTAAAGGGAATATATTACCAG GCAGAGGTTGAGGGCCAAAAGGTCACTTGGTTAACTCCTCATGCATTGCAGCAAGTATTGCCAGATGACGTCGACTTCAAAGTGATGCTGACTTTCCTGGAATTCTATGAG ACTCTCCTTGCTTTTGTTAATTTCAAACTTTATCATTCAATAAATGTCAAATATCCACCAATTCTGGATTCTCGCTTGGAAGCATTGGCAGCCG ATCTATATGCTTTGTCAAGATACTTTGATGCCAATTCTAAAGCTTCTAAATTGGACTCCGAAGATATCGGTTTGTCTGGGTCCCAACAAGTTGAGGAAAAACACGAAGAGACAAAACTTGAAGAGTCTGAACTCAGACTTGCCCAACTCCAACACCAACTTCCTTCAAATGCTCGCTTTATCAATGTCAATATTCGTGATATGGAAGGAATGACCCCTCTTGATATTCTGAGGCAACGGCCACATTCTGTGTCTTCTGATATACTGGCCAAACAGTTGATATCAGCAGGTGGAATCTTCAGTTGTCAGGACTACTCAACAAGAAAAGCAATTGCATCCCATTTAAGAATGCGAAGTATTGGAGGTAGTCCTGGAACTTCCTTCAGGACCTCTGACATGGAAATATTCCTTTATACCGGCATTGAGAATATTTCAGATGCAGGTGGTAGTGTAGGCCTGAGCCCTTGTTCGACCGAGACAAACCACCATGACTCGAGTCTGGAGACCTCTAGcacaacaaaaagaaagaaactacaCACTGTAAGCTATGCAGCACGAAGGCTAAAACAGCTGCTTCACTGGCCTAAGATGAAAGACAAAAGGGCAGATCGATGCAAAAAATCAGTGGGTGAACATTCTATATGCCCCTCAGAAGGACCTCCAATTCCTCTGCGGCAGAGGTTCTCCAGGCCTTCATCACTTCCGAACAACAAGCGAACTCTTTCGGTAAGGAGTAACCTTCCAAGTCCATCAGCAAAGAAGAAACTCGCTTCTGGTCTAGTGCATGGTGTGATGCAGGGAATTCCCAGTGTCAATGTATCTCGTCGATCACGGTCAAGTTCATTTTCGAAATCGTCATTCTCCTCGCATAGCTCTTTGGATAAACAAAAAGGTATACAAATTGAGAATGATATAGCAGGAGCTTCTTGCTCCAGACAGATCGGTGATGGTGATGGATCACCAAGTGCAGTTCCCAAACTAGGGCCAATCAATAAGAAGTTGATGAACCAGTTGTTATGTTTTGGTGGCCCAGGACAATCTGCAAAAGCTCCTACTTCCAGTGGACTACAGCCATACGAGATTTATGAACGTGCTGTTCTGTAA
- the LOC113723102 gene encoding protein ANTHESIS POMOTING FACTOR 1-like, which translates to MTSLPELNDDTVRSMAVAAVFSDFGGKISSLDFHRTSDLLVTASEDDSVRLYDIANGKLLKTTYHKKHGAESICFTHHSNSVICSSRYNLDSRESLRYLSMYDNRCLRYFKGHEKRVVSLCMSPINDSFMSGSLDHTVRIWDLRVNACQGILRLRGRPTVAYDQQGLVFAVSMEGGAIKLFDSRSYDKGPFDTFLVGGDTAEVCDIKFSNDGKSMLLATKSNNIYVLDAYGGEKRCGFSLDPSPNTAIEATFTPDGQYLVSGSGDGTLHAWSIRTRNKVACWDNYIGVASCLKWAPRRVMFAAASSVLTFWIPNPAKPTTEPGNTHAEAGKPEQTT; encoded by the exons ATGACGTCACTCCCAGAACTCAACGACGACACTGTTCGCAGTATGGCAGTTGCAGCCGTATTCTCGGATTTT GGTGGAAAAATAAGTTCACTTGATTTTCATCGGACAAGTGATTTATTGGTTACAGCGAGCGAGGATGATTCGGTCAGACTGTATGACATTGCCAATGGCAA GTTGTTGAAGACCACCTACCATAAGAAACACGGTGCTGAGAGCATATGCTTCACCCATCACTCAAACTCTGTTATATGTTCATCAAGATACAACTTGGATTCCAGAG AATCTCTGCGCTACCTATCCATGTATGACAATCGCTGCCTTCGGTATTTTAAGGGACATGAGAAAAG GGTTGTGTCACTGTGCATGTCTCCTATTAATGACAGCTTTATGTCTGGTTCTCTTGATCACACTGTCCGAATATGGGATCTCCGAGTAAATGCATGCCAG GGAATATTACGTCTACGTGGTAGGCCGACTGTTGCATATGATCAACAAGGTCTTGTCTTTGCAGTATCAATGGAAGGGGGTGCAATCAAATTGTTTGATTCTAGATCATACGACAAG GGACCATTTGATACTTTCCTTGTTGGTGGAGATACAGCTGAAGTCTGTGATATTAAGTTCAGTAATGATGGTAAATCAATGCTGTTGGCTACTAAAAGTAACAACATATATGTTCTTGACGCATATGGAGGCGAGAAG CGTTGTGGTTTTAGTCTGGATCCTTCCCCCAATACAGCTATAGAGGCTACATTTACACCAGATGGCCAATATTTGGTTTCAG GTTCTGGAGATGGAACTCTCCATGCTTGGAGCATAAGAACAAGAAATAAG GTTGCCTGCTGGGATAATTACATAGGCGTTGCCTCATGCTTGAAGTGGGCTCCTCGTAGGGTCATGTTTGCTGCTGCATCTTCGGTTCTTACCTTTTGGATTCCTAATCCCGCAAAGCCAACCACTGAGCCTGGAAATACGCATGCCGAAGCAGGAAAACCGGAGCAAACTACATAA
- the LOC113722846 gene encoding uncharacterized protein — protein MQNFIAQSFFRDINSRELNGFRVKKRPYIVDERPESSQLGAVSVEHNGKTSPPMALSFCKSNENAHILAVTDEAGYISLYNTRLKFPSSSTYQQNTEKCRILEWVAHDNAIFDICWIKDDNRILTASGDQSIKVWDAQKRKCVGALMGHTGSVKTISSHPTNHDILVSGSRDGSFALWDLRCSENSSHRLSISSVATVHEAHVSPCRRRLRRRKAASMSITSVLYLRDEVSIATAGAVDSVLKFWDTRNLKRSVIQTSSHPDTSDEKERRLHGVSSLSQDLNGVYISASCMDSRIYLYSILQLDNGPVKTFSGCQIDSFFVKSSISPDASHMLSGSSDGNAYVWQVNKPHLDPMLLKSHDGEVTAVDWCPSEMGKVATSADDFTVRFWNIQGCCYSNSRSPSSIRRRVMAVPSIERKRLFIDEDLTSLKNNSEICPQGAVSNIHSPKPTIASETTTPESQRSRYSSNFRLKENLDKTPEAASRSPSSVLNPPSSLKRRTIRDYFLVA, from the exons ATGCAGAACTTCATAGCTCAATCGTTCTTCCGAGATATCAATTCCAGAGAGCTCAACGGATTCCGAG TGAAGAAAAGACCCTATATAGTGGATGAAAGGCCGGAATCAAGCCAACTTGGAGCCGTATCTGTCGAGCACAATGGCAAGACTTCACCTCCAATGGCTCTCTCTTTTTGCAAG AGTAATGAAAACGCTCATATTCTAGCTGTTACGGATGAGGCAGGGTACATCAGCTTGTATAATACTCGCTTAAAATTTCCATCTTCTTCAACTTATCAACAGAATACAG AAAAATGTAGAATTTTGGAGTGGGTTGCCCATGATAATGCCATTTTTGATATTTGTTGGATcaag GACGATAACAGAATATTGACTGCTTCAGGTGATCAAAGT ATAAAGGTGTGGGATGCACAAAAAAGGAAATGTGTTGGAGCATTGATGGGACACACAGGAAGTGTGAAGACCATTTCTTCTCATCCTACTAATCATG ACATACTTGTATCGGGTTCACGAGACGGGTCCTTTGCTTTGTGGGACTTGAGGTGTTCTGAGAATAGCAGCCACAGACTAAGCATATC GTCAGTTGCCACTGTCCATGAGGCTCATGTATCTCCCTGTCGGAGGCGGCTTAGGCGGAGAAAG gctGCCTCGATGAGCATTACATCCGTTCTCTACTTGAGAGATGAAGTTTCCATTGCTACAGCTGGAGCAGTTGACAG TGTTTTGAAGTTTTGGGATACGAGGAATCTCAAAAGGTCGGTTATCCAAACCAGCTCTCATCCAGATACTTCTGACGAAAAG GAGAGGCGATTGCATGGAGTATCTAGCTTGTCTCAAGATCTAAACGGAGTGTATATTTCAGCCTCATGCATGGACAGTAG GATATACCTTTACAGTATACTTCAGCTTGACAATGGCCCTGTGAAAACTTTCTCTGGATGTCAAATTGACTCCTTTTTTGTTAAG TCATCAATCAGTCCAGATGCCTCTCATATGCTTTCTGGTTCTAGTGATGGAAATGCATACGTTTGGCAG GTAAACAAGCCTCACCTAGATCCAATGTTACTGAAAAGCCATGATGGAGAAGTTACTGCAGTGGATTG GTGCCCTTCAGAGATGGGGAAGGTAGCAACATCTGCAGATGATTTTACA GTTCGCTTTTGGAACATCCAAGGCTGTTGCTACTCAAACTCAAGATCTCCTTCATCCATTCGAAGAAGAGTAATGGCAGTTCCAAGTATAGAACGGAAAAGGCTGTTTATCGATGAAGATTTAACTAGTTTGAAAAATAACTCTGAAATCTGCCCCCAAGGTGCAGTCTCCAATATTCATTCTCCTAAACCAACCATTGCCTCAGAAACTACCACTCCTGAATCCCAAAGGAGTAGATATTCATCAAATTTCAGATTAAAGGAAAACTTGGATAAGACTCCAGAAGCTGCAAGTAGAAGCCCCTCTTCCGTTCTGAATCCTCCTTCGTCGTTGAAGAGAAGAACAATTAGAGACTATTTTTTGGTAGCTTGA
- the LOC113722845 gene encoding oleosin H1-like, which yields MADRDRSPPQQLQVHPQHLGYGEGGVKTLFPQRGPSAIQVLAVVTLLPVGGTLFGLAGLTLVGTLIGLALTTPLFVICSPVLVPAVVLFGLAVTGFLSSGAFGLTGLSSLSWVLNCFRQKATEQMDDARRRMQEAAGQLGQKTKEVGERIQTKAQEPTGRDQGGREAGK from the coding sequence ATGGCTGATCGAGACCGTTCACCGCCACAACAGCTTCAAGTACACCCTCAGCACCTGGGATATGGGGAAGGCGGCGTCAAGACCCTCTTTCCTCAGAGGGGCCCGTCGGCAATTCAAGTCCTGGCAGTTGTCACTCTCCTCCCTGTTGGTGGCACCCTCTTTGGTCTCGCTGGTCTCACATTAGTTGGGACCTTGATCGGCCTTGCCCTCACCACCCCACTCTTTGTGATCTGCAGCCCGGTTCTGGTGCCTGCTGTTGTCCTCTTCGGCCTGGCCGTCACTGGCTTCCTCTCGTCTGGAGCCTTCGGTCTCACGGGGCTCTCATCTCTTTCTTGGGTTTTGAATTGCTTCAGGCAGAAGGCTACGGAGCAGATGGACGATGCCAGGAGGCGCATGCAGGAGGCGGCAGGGCAACTGGGCCAGAAGACTAAGGAAGTAGGGGAGAGGATCCAGACAAAAGCCCAGGAACCTACTGGAAGAGATCAAGGTGGAAGGGAAGCTGGAAAATAG
- the LOC113722928 gene encoding lysine histidine transporter 1, which produces MGTQAPTDHLHYDDSKTVDNRTAEEKAIDEWLPITSSRNAKWWYSAFHNVTAMVGAGVLSLPYAMSKLGWGPGVTVMVLSWIITLYTLWQMVEMHEMVPGKRFDRYHELGQHAFGEKLGLWIVVPQQLVVEVGVDIVYMVTGGKSLKKFHDLVCSKPCKDIKTTYFIMIFASVHFVLSHLPNFNSISGVSLAAAVMSLSYSTIAWGASVKKGVQPDVEYGYKATTTAGTLFNFFGALGDVAFAYAGHNVVLEIQATIPSKPGKPSKVPMWRGVVVAYIVVALCYFPVAFIGYWMFGNSVEDNVLLSLNKPTWLIAMANMFVVVHVIGSYQIYAMPVFDMIETVLVKKLRFKPSWTLRFVSRNIYVAFTMFVGLTFPFFGGLLGFFGGFAFAPTTYFLPCIMWLAVYKPRRYSLSWITNWICIILGVLLMVIAPIGGLRQIILEAKTYKFYS; this is translated from the exons GTGGACAATCGAACGGCTGAAGAGAAGGCAATTGATGAATGGCTTCCTATTACGTCCTCAAGGAATGCAAAATGGTGGTACTCGGCCTTTCACAATGTCACTGCCATGGTGGGAGCTGGAGTGTTGAGCTTGCCTTATGCCATGTCCAAGCTTGGATG gGGGCCTGGAGTGACTGTAATGGTCTTATCTTGGATTATCACTCTGTACACCTTATGGCAAATGGTTGAAATGCACGAAATGGTTCCGGGGAAACGTTTCGACAGATATCACGAGCTAGGCCAGCATGCTTTTGGTGAGAAACTTGGTCTCTGGATTGTAGTACCCCAACAGCTAGTGGTTGAAGTGGGCGTGGACATTGTTTACATGGTTACTGGAGGGAAGTCATTGAAGAAGTTCCATGACTTGGTCTGCTCAAAGCCTTGCAAAGATATCAAGACTACCTACTTCATTATGATCTTCGCCTCTGTTCATTTTGTGCTCTCCCATCTTCCAAACTTCAATTCCATCTCCGGTGTGTCTTTGGCCGCAGCCGTCATGTCATTGAG TTACTCCACCATTGCTTGGGGTGCCTCCGTGAAAAAGGGTGTCCAACCAGATGTGGAATATGGCTACAAAGCTACGACTACAGCAGGAACACTTTTCAACTTCTTCGGTGCCCTGGGAGATGTAGCTTTTGCTTACGCCGGTCACAATGTTGTTTTAGAGATTCAAGCCACCATCCCTTCTAAACCTGGGAAGCCTTCCAAGGTGCCCATGTGGAGAGGAGTGGTTGTTGCCTACATAGTTGTGGCATTGTGCTATTTCCCGGTTGCTTTTATAGGGTACTGGATGTTCGGAAACAGTGTCGAGGATAACGTTCTCCTCTCATTGAATAAACCAACCTGGCTAATTGCGATGGCTAACATGTTTGTCGTGGTTCACGTAATCGGAAGCTATCAG ATTTATGCGATGCCGGTTTTCGACATGATTGAAACTGTGCTCGTCAAGAAATTAAGATTCAAGCCCAGTTGGACGTTGCGCTTTGTTTCGAGGAACATTTACGTGG CTTTCACAATGTTTGTTGGTCTCACATTCCCATTCTTCGGCGGACTTCTTGGATTCTTTGGAGGCTTTGCTTTCGCCCCAACTACATACTTC CTCCCCTGTATCATGTGGCTTGCCGTCTATAAACCGAGGAGATACAGCTTGTCTTGGATTACAAACTGG ATTTGCATCATACTGGGAGTCCTCTTGATGGTTATTGCGCCAATTGGAGGGCTAAGACAGATCATACTTGAAGCGAAGACCTATAAATTCTACTCGTAG